A region of the Peromyscus leucopus breed LL Stock chromosome X, UCI_PerLeu_2.1, whole genome shotgun sequence genome:
atatatgggggctggagagatggctcagaggttaagagcactggttgctcttccagaggtcctgagttcaattcccagcaaccacatgatcgctcaccaccatctataatgcaatctggcgccctcttctggcctgcaggcatacatgctgcatatataataaataaatttaaataatatatactatGTCATTCTTATTTTCAAAACCTCCTGGGCTGCAAACTAGGGGTGTGGCACAATTGGCAGAGCGTTTGCCTACTGTGCGCACGGTGCTGGATTTGATGTCCAGCACCGAATAAGGAAATTCTGGGCTATTCTtcattgtgtgtgcatgataCTAGGACTGACTCAAAGCCTCACCATAGTAGCTACATGAACACTCTCTCAGTGAGCTCTAGCTCCAGACCTTTCTATTTCTGAAAAGATGCAACATTCTGTTTCTGAAACAGGTTCTCATTAAATCGCTTCGTTGGCTTTAAACTTGCTCTGTGGCCCAAGTAGCCTTGGGCTTCTGAtccacctcctcagcctcccacataGTTGGAATTACAAGCCTGTGCCTCCTGGTCTGGCTTGGCTACTCTTTATATGTTAGTTCTTGGTATTATTACTTTGTATTGGCAagcttcgttttttttttttttttaatctgttcttaCTTTTTTGAACCTTGCTTTCCCTTAGCAAACTTTAAAACTCAAtgacacaaacaaagaaaatcccACCTGGGTTCTGTTCACAACAGAAATTATACAAAACAAATGCTCAATTGGTGCGCCTGACACACAGAAGctaccctccctgcccccccccacacacccccatcaCCAGACTCGGGTCAAATCGTCATGGAGACCTTGTGTTTAGTGGCAGCAAGGATCAAAGAAGAGTGAACAGGGAGCATGTCGCCGGGCAGGGTGGTGCACTCCTGGAAAGCCCACACTTGAGAGGCTAAGGAATGAGTACCGGGAACTCAAGATCAGCGTTGGCTACGtggcaagtttgagaccagctgaggctacatgagaccctgtctcaactagatagagagatagatgatagatagatgatagatagatagatagatagatagatagatagatagatagatacatacatacatacatacatacatatacatacatacatacatagacagatacatagataaaaagagagggagaggctgggcatggtggcatatgtctgtagtcccatcactcaggatgctaaagcaggaggatcactacaacttcaaagctagcttgggctacagggtgaaacagtttaaaaaacacagaagagagagaaaacgaaaggaaggggaaggggagagagggagaggtgtggttgtgattgtgtgtgtgtgtgtgtgtgtgtgtgtgtaagatgatCCCTTGAATCCAGATGTTTGAGACCAACCTTGTTGCCAAAATTCCTTCCCAGAGGAGACATAAGCAATGTCTATCCGTTCTCCTAAGGTCTCAGTGACAAACTGAGGCATGATTCCTCTcaagttcactctggggaaccagTAAGttattgggcttccttacagaATATAGTTCCAGGGGTGTGGGTATTCTTTCCCCAACTAACCTTGCCTGGAAAGCCTTACCCATCAGGGATGAGGGCTTCCCCCAGAGCCACATAGATGAGTCCCCTTATGGCCTTCCCTGGCGTCTATATACCCCAGGACATATTCAGAGTTGCCAATGCGGTAGGGAGCGATTGGATACTCAGGGTTGGGGGAGATACACCAACTGGCAACAAGCCCAGCTGGGGGATCTTTTTACAGGGTTGGGGAGGCACAGCTGAATGCACCAAGATGGCTGTCGTTTGGCTGAGAGGACAGTCACTCACAACACACTTGAACAACACGGTGAGAATtatctgagaaaatgaaaaatgtagaaaAGGGGCTTTTATTATTGACTTTTCTCACTGTCGTGACAAAATCAACTCAAGGCAGGGTTTACTCGGGGGAGGTACAGTTTCTCGTGCCTGAAGGCATTCGAAGGGCTGGTGGCATggcattcacagtcaggaagcagagaaagagagagggatgtGGTGCTccatttgctttctccttttctttttggttcagTCCGAGGCCTCATCTCATGAGGAGACTGTTATCCATACTCAGGGTGGGTCTCTCCTCCTCAAACCTAtctggaaacaccttcacagacaaACCCAGAGGTGTGTCCCCTAGACGATTCcaaatctcatcaagttgacaaaaccaacGGTGgtgacttgaaagaaaatggcccccaaagggagtggcactactgggaggtgtggccttgttggaggaagtgtgtcactgtgggggtgggctttgaggtctcttttgctcaagcttccctcagtgtgactgttaATCGATTTCcccttgcctgcaagatgtagaattctcagctccagccccgtgtctgcctgcatgcctccatgttcctCATCATGATAaaggactgaatctctgaacctgtaagtgagccaccccaatgaaatgttttccttatgagagttgccgtggtcatgtgtctcttcatagcaatagaaaccctaactaaggccaagcggtggtggcacacgcttttaatcccagcacttgggcggcagagccaggcagatctctgtgagttcgaggccagcctggtccacagagcaagatccaggacaggcaccgaaactatacagagaaaccctgttttgaaaaaagaaagaaagaaagaaaccctaactaagacatcaacCATCACATGGGGGGGAAATATTATTTATCACTAGTGGCCTATGTATGCATAAAGATTACTGGGGAGGCTTGGGATATAGCTTTGATAGAGTATTCACCTAGCAGATATCAAGCCTTTGATTTTATTCTTGgcacaataaatattaaaaatataaatcggctgggcggtggtggcacacgcctttaatcccagcacttgggatgctgagccAGGCGgttctctctgagttcgaggccagcctgggctactaagtgagtcccaggaaaggcgcaaagctacacagagaaaccctgtctcgaaaaaacaaaatatatatatatttataatcataaatcataatcaaaatatatatataaatcatctGGGAGGATAAATGTCACCTAGCATCTGAAAATGTAACAGCAATATCATTTTGATCTATTAGATAGTCAATGATATGTTTTGTAACTCAGGATTCTTGACAAAGCTGTGGTGAAATCAGCCCCTATAAATCCATGCTTGTTCCTCCTTACTCCTTACTCATGCTCGGACCTGCCCTGCCTGTGCATGCCTCAGGGACTTTGCACTTGCTGTGGCCTTTGCTTGGGAGAGTCTTTGCTAAAACCATCATGAGGTTTACTCTTTCTATCCAAACTAGGATCCCGGCTCCCTGGCCCCTCTGGAGTGAAGCCTCCCAGATGGGCTCCTCATACAACAACTCCAAACATCGCATATATGGTCATTCGCTTCAGTGTTCAGAATGATCCTTAAtggggctggcgagatgactcagtggttaagggcactggctgctcttccagaggacctgggttcaattcccagcacccacatggcagcttacaaccatctgtacgTAGCTCCATTCCAGgggctccagtgccctcttctggctctatAGCCAGCAAGCATGaatatggtgcacatgcatacatgcaggcactcatatacaaaaaaataaacaaaaatagagtTGGGCagtggcagcgcacacctttaatcccagcactagggaggcagaggcaggcggatctctacgagttccaggacagccaggactgttacacagaggaaaccctgtctcgaaccaccccctcaaaaaatgaaaaaataaaaataaataaacctttttttaagatttatttatttatataagtgCTCTActtgcatgtctgcctgcatgacagaagagagcatcagagagaagaggacaccagatctcatcacagatggttgggagccaccatgtggttgctgggaattgaactcaggacctctgcaagagcagccagtgctcttaacctccaagtcatctctccagtccctaaatctttttaaaagtctagTCATGGTGgaatatgcttttaatcctaacacttggaaggcagagatagaggcaggtggatctctgtgagttccaggccagcctagtctatacagtaagttccaggacagccagggctacatagtgcgaccctgtctaaaacaaacaacaacaaaaaagatgtttttcttcCCTTCCGCTAAGTCAGCAttcagctaatttttttttttctggaaaaggcAGGTGAGTAAATAACGTAGGCATTGAAGGCCATATGGTCTCCTAAGCAACTCCTTAATTCTGCACGAACAACCATGAGCGGTCCACAAACACATGCAACTAACCATGTTCAAACAAAAATGGACAGGCACTGAAATGTGACTTTCCTGCAATTTTCAAGTGTCAGGAAAATGGTGTTCATTTTTTAACGTTTATTGATTCCTTTTGAGATGTGcacgtacacatgcatgcatgtgcatgtatttgcATGCGCACAAGTGCCATGACActcatgcagaggtcagaggacaacttgtgggagtcagtgcACTCCTTCCAAATCAAACTCActttgtcaggcttggtggcaggtgcatTGACCTGCTGAGAGATCTTGCCAAACTAGAAACTAAtattcttcttttgattttttttccaatattttagaaatttgcaAAACATCCTTAGTTCAAGGGCCACCCAGAAGTAGGAAATAGACCAAATTTGGCCCCTTTTTCTCTCTTGTACTTAAGCACTATGATCTGTTTGATTTGTGACTCTATCTCTGACACTTAGAACATTCACTGCTATATTCCCAAGCTCACAAACCACTGTTGAGTAAGTAAATAGGCGAGTGATGGGGTTGAGTGCCGAGTCACTGGAAGAATAGAGAAAAGAGGGAACAGTTGAGAAAGAGCGCAGTTCTACTCACAGTCTCAGTTCACCCCTGCCTTAACTTGGGCAGGTTTCTTCCAATAAGTCTTTGAGAAATATCACAAGGCTCAGACCAGGGTTGCCATTGAGcatctttattcttccttttagCTCCAGGAGAACCCTGACAAACAGCTTCATCCAGGAAGCAAGGAGTGTGTTGGGTAAAAATCTTTCTAAGGCCCTGATcccccctgcccctcctctcctGGGGATGGCAAGGGGTGTAAAGCGATactaaggagaaggaaggggactACTCTACAGCTTCTACTGTCCCCATCTCTGACAGCAATGTAATAGAGACCAGCcacctccacatcctcttcaggaAAGTGACTTGGACTCCTTCATATACATGCCTGGGAAAATGGGGACTGAGTGAGGCAGGACATGCAGGTCAGTGTCCAGACATACGGCTCTGGCCTGTGGCCCAGTTGGCAAACATAAAGCCCAGACTGATGGCCATGAAGAGGACTCCCAGGATGCCAAAGCACATGGCCTGTGggcaagaggaagaaagggtggaGTTAGCCAGGATCGCCCACCAAAGCGGTCTAGAGAATGATCTTGAACCCCTTACAGGAAAAGCTCCTTCCATTTCTGGCCCTCCTCTATTCTCCCTGTCCCTCAAAGTAAGCATCTCTTCCATCTTTTCAGAACCTTCTGGAAATGAAGTCCCCGCGTTTCTTTTTCAGAGGgcccctgcctctctccccagtAGCGCCCCCTCATCTCTCTGaagaatcctctctctctctacaagcCCCTCCCACGGTGCAGTGCTCGAGACAGACCCTAGAGATTGACAAATGCTAGGAAAGCCTGCTGCAACTGAACCACAAGCTCAGCCAACCAGTCCCTTCTagagtgctctctctcttcccaaatgttgCTTGGCTTCTGTCTACTCTAGCCCTTCCTAAGGCAATCACCTCCATGCTTCCTGACAATCTGTCCCTCTTCCTGGATGCTCTTTCCTCTCCCAACCCCATCTCGATAATGTTCCTTTCATTTGTAGCCATCTTGGAGCAAGCGGTCCCTCTTCAGAATGCTATCTCTTtccccagctctctttcctgAGATACTCACCTGGATCTTGGGCCAGGAAAATAAGGGTTCCACCTCAGTAGGAACAATACGCAGATAGAAGACACTGggaaggatgaagatgaggctagGGGCTGAGGTAGACCCTAAAGGACAGAAAGGGACAGCAATCGACCTAAGCTTGAAGGCAAGCCCCATATTAGATAGGGCAAGGAACTGGGCTTAAAGATACTGACCGATAAACCCAAAGATATCTCGGATGGTTGGCACACAAATGACAAGGACATTGACCAAAATGAGCAGGATCAGGGCGATGGCCACATGCCGTGGCCAACTGAAGGCCTTGCTTGGGAAGAGCAGCTGCTGCAGGGCTCGGCGGATCTGCAGCCAGGAAAGGGCAGGACAGGGGTCAGGACTCGCATGCTGTCCCTCTGGCATGtgatcctgcctctgtctccaccctgTCCAAAATCCTTGATTTCCTATCCCACTATCTATCTCCAGCCTGTCTGACCAGGTATCTATGCCTCTACCCCGACAAGCCATGTCTCTTCTATCCATTTCCTGTCTCTTCTAGCCATTTCCACCTCCCCATCTGACCATTAACTATCCTTGTGCCCTGACTCTATCACTGACTATTTCTACCACCATGTCCCTCCTTTGCTTgtgggttttttgagataggatctcatgtagcccaggctggcctcaaactcaacatgtcgttaagaatgaccttgaactcctaatcctcctgcctctacgtccgagtgctaggattacaggcatgcaccattcTGTACTGTTTACACAGTGCTAGGGATCTCACCCAGCCCTTCATGGATGTTAGGAAGCACCCTACAAACTGACCTACATCCCTGGCCACGTGTCCCGTTTTGTCTTACCATCTGTTCTTGCCTTCTCTGATCACCAGGCCCTTTCTTGTGTGTCTACTTCCGCTTCCTCCATCTACCCatctgctcctgtctccaccttctttcAAAACGCCCATGTTTCTTCCCTCTGCCCATCCATCCATATCCCTTCACTCCCCAGGCCCTCCTCGGCCCCACTCACAGGGAAAAGTACAACCGGCACGGTAAGGGTCACCGCAAGCAGTACAGCCAGACGCACACAAAGAATAAGCAGGTCCTCCTGGGTGTACATTTCCAGCATctctgccttcacagtgcctggGTCATGCGAGGGGACACAAGATGCAGCAACACTGGACTCACTAGCCCAGAGACCATGACACACATACACGATGATAAAGTCTATGCACACGATGCTCACTCTCCCTTTGGAAACTGATGAACCCAAGGTCCTGGAGGGGAAAAAGCTCAGCGGCTCCTGCCCTAGCCCAGGTTCAGTCTCTACACGCAACCACAGCCCCCAGCCCACTCACTGTAGAAGGTGAGGTATCCAAAGGTGGCCGTGAGTCCATACATGACGAACATAGCCCCGATGGACATGTTAGCCACAGCTTGCATCCTGCGCTGGGAGGGCCTGAAGTGAACAGGTCATGGAACTGTCATGTTCATGCCCCTGACTTTGTCCCAGGTCCCCCAAAACTGGCCTCCACCCTCCAGAATCTCCCTCCTCCAGGGTCTGCCAGTGTTCGGCTGGTACACACTGACGTtctagctctgcctcccttgtggAGCTAACCAAGCCtccccatctgtccatctataGCTCCGCCCATCGGaccatctctgcctcttccccATCTCACATCTCTACTGCCCCTGTCTGTCTGATCCTCCAAAACTTCCAGTCCTGCCTCCCTTctgttctcctgtctctctccagcCATCTGATCGTCCTTGCTTTCTCGACCTCATCTTTGCTGATCACCTCTTTTATCTACTCCTCTGTTCCCTGCCTCCCAACTCTGTTCATGCGCATTTGTTCTGCACACTAAAAGAGTGGACTACCTAAATCCAATCAGTGAACAGTCACTGCTCTGAGTCCCTGGGGTTTCCAAATCCCTCCCTTGTCACAAGCAGCCACCCTCAGGAGACCATACCAGGGCTGCTATGGAGACGGCCAGACATTATGGCTACTGCCCCCTCTCGATGGCCCGTCACCATGCCTCTCTACTCACCGGCACAGCTCTGTGTAGATGGGCAGCACCTCGGGATGGCAGACAAAGGCAAAAGCCATAATAGGGACTGTGTAAGACATCTGGGGAACGGTCCATGAACATAGAATTAGAATCCCCGGAGTACTGGGGAtccccttctccccattcccttcGAAGTAGGGCACATGACACAGCCCCCAAAGCCCAGGactctaataaaaatgaaatgtcgGGATAAGACGAGAGGGCCCAGTGTGGTACAAGCTCCTACCTGCCTGCATACCTACCTGGGAGTCAACTGTGAAGAGCTTGGCCTCACAGCTGCTGTTAAAGCCCTGGATGGGCGCTTGTCCACCCTCCACTGCTGTGTCGTTGTGGCTCACATCACAGCCAATCTGGAATTTCTTATAGATGACCTGGGTGTCCCGAGTAAGGAAGCCAAGTCACAAAGAAGGCTTTGCCTTAGTGTCTCAAactccctccccgcccccgcccgcccgcccgcccgcccgccccaccccccaccacttCATGTCCTCTCTGACTTACCGAAACGAGGAAAAACAACATGCAGGTCAGAGAGAGGCTGCTGGTATAGCCCAAGTAGCCTACAGGAAGTGATAACAGAGGCTCGGGAGTCAAGGAACCCGGTACACCAAACACCAAAATTGTACTCTGTCGCACGTATCCCTTCTCCCTCCAGAGAAAACTCCTACGAATCCACTAAAACCCAAATCAAACAagcactccccaccccctcagtgTTCCATAACCcttgaaaatgtcttttttttttttctcagactggCAATAGAGCTTAGTGGTACTGTCCTTGCCTAGGCTGTGTGCAGCCCCGGGCTCAGCCTCCaggactaaaataaaaataaaataatttttttttctagttagtTCCCATGCTCTAACCCTGCCACCCAATGACCAAGCCAGGAAGGCTCCTTACCCAGGTGTTTCATGAGAGCCAGAGGCAAGATGATTAGCAAGCTGACCAAGATGATGAGGAGGTTTCCCTTCAAGAACCAGTCCCTGGGGAGAGAAGAAGACCCCAGGACCCGCATCAGATGGCTCACGAATGCCTGCACCTCAGTGCTGACTttcccttctggcctctggggccaCCATATGTAAACTGAGTCAATAGTTTTTAAACTTAGGGCTGAGGAGACGACTCAGTTGCTAAAGGGCTTGCTACGcaaacacaaagacctgagttgggatcccGAGCACTCCTGCAAAATCCCTAAGTGCAagagtgcacatctgtaaccccagccctgtggAGGCGGAGCTGGGAGGAGCCTGCGGCCGTACTGGCACGCTGGTATAGCCTAACTGGTGAACTTCAGGTTCCGtgagagatttttgtctcaaaaaccaaggtagaGAGATAGAAGAGACACCTGACACCAAGTCCTGGCCTTTacacgtatgtacacacatgtgcacatgcacaagaacacacacatacaacatatatACCCTTTATTGAGTGTCTGCTATGTTCCAGGAATTCACAGATTCTCTTCCTATCACATAGACAGAATTGAATAGAGTAAATCTTGGTTACACAGACAATGGCACTTAAGTATAATTGATATGGCAAGGGGATGTCTTCCACTGGTgaggtacttgcctagcatgtacaaaggcCCCAGGTTTCAAGCCCAGTGAggtgggaaaaaaaggaaacttgGACATACCTAGTCATATCCAGATGGCCTCAGAATCAAACCAACCATTTCACAGGATACATACAGATAATAAAAACCAAACTCTTAGTTAAAACTGGCAGGCAGGCACATAAAACTATCCCGGAGTTTACCTAACAAAACCACAATGCACATCGAAGTCCACAGGACTAAGTGGAGTAAGAGTAAGCAGTAAGAGCTGGTTCCTAAATGGGgcggtggtgactcacacctttaatcccagcacttgggaagcagaggcaggcgaatctctgtgagttcgaggccagcctggtctaccaagtgagttccaggaaaggcgcaaaactacacagagaaaccctgtctcgaaaaacaaaaaaaaaaaaaaagaaaaaagaactggtCCCTAAACATACAAATCTGTATGTCAAAATATACAGAGGCACTGGGcaagtggtgcacacctgtaatcccagcccttgagaagccaaggcaaattccaggccagccggggGCTACAGAataaagccctgtctcaaaaaggtatAATagaaagccagacatgatggcacatgcctttaatcccagcacttgagaggcagatctctgtgagttcaaggccagactggtctacaaagtgagttccaggacagccagggctatatagacaGACCCTAtctcgaaacaacaacaaaaagtatacAGAGGGAGTTGGGGGGCGTGTAGTTCAGTGActgagcacttgcctggcacacGCGAGGCCTTGGGTTctatccacattaaaaaaatacaaataagtagaggcagaaagatgtaTGCAAATGAAGAAAAGTACAGCTGTGTGCTCAAATGAACACACCTGGAATCGCATGGTGTATGTGTAGAAAATaactgggaggctgagccaggagtgTGAATGTGGATTCTAACAGTCTGAACATACACATGGTTGCAACCATAATCAAAAGGACTTCCCCAGTCACCACCCCTGAGCGCACCACAAACAGCCTGAGAGGGTCTGTCACACAGTAATCACCAAGGCAAACACGGAGATGGAGTTGACGGAGCGCACATAGTTGACACGATACACAAACCCCACTAGAGTCAGCAAGCACACATTTAGAGTGAGATGGAGCCCAGCAGCCCGAGGGACCCGGAATCAGCTAAACAGGGGCAAGGAGAGTAGCCAAGTGTCAACCACATATGGTTGGGATCAATTGCAGCATACAGGACCCAGCTGTCATCCATCACATGGCTGGCCAGAGAGAATCGGCCAGGACAAGAGTCACTGAGTCAAATCCAGAGTCCACGGCTACTGGATCTGGACAGTCACACACATATGGTCAAGCATCAGCACACACCAGGCATACGGAGACAGCTACCGGCCAGAAGGAGCCTGAAGAAGTCTCAAAATCAGCACATGGTTCACCATAGTCCTATGGTGAACTACAGTCACATGTAATATTGACTCATAATACATAGGAATCGTAGTCAGTCTCAGTTAACCTGCAGCAGTCTCAAAACCGAGCACCTGGGGGCCAGGTGGACACAGAGTTGGAGATGATTGCTGGAACCCACAAGTAGaatccaggtcagccagggaggTGTTGTGTACTCACCCCTCAGGGTCCATGTGCAGGAAGGTGCCAATAACCAGAGGGAGTTCAGATTTGATGATGAACAGGTAGCTGGACATAGCTGAGCAGATGGAGAATATTTAATCAggatcccctcccccagcccaccctgggAAAAGTGCACCTCACTCTACCCTCTTCCCCCTAGTTGACCCTCCCCAGTCCTCACCCCCAACATTGTGCAGACAGATGATGACGGCCACCACTACTTTCCCGGCAGGCCCAAATGCTCTCTGTCCCAGCTGCTCGTAAGCTCGGATGcctgagaaggggagggggggacaggAAAGAACAGCCTGTGAGTTTGGGAAAGTCAGGTTAGATGAGAGAGGTGTAACTCAGCCGTGACTGATCGAGGCTGGAGTTGAGGACTGTGCAGTTCAGGGTAGAATTTGTGAGTAGAATCCAGGAGACGGTATCTGAGGCCAGGGAGACGTTAAAGGCTGAAGGCGAGGTGTTGGGGTTTGAGAGGCAGGCTATGTCCTGAGATCATGGAGGGAGAGAATCCCGGGACCATGGGAATCAGGGGTCTGAGGATTTCAGAGCTAGTTTCCAGGTTAAGAGGACCCAAAGACTGAGGGATGGGAGTTAGGTAGAATGTAATAGTCTTAGGTCTGGTTGGGAAGGTCTGATGCCCAGACTAAGGGATGGGTattgggaatgggggggggtgatGATCTAGGAGCCCAGATAAAGACTGAGGACTGGGGTTAAATATGGAATCTGTCATACAGAGAGCTGAGTGTGGGAACTGGGGTGCTGAGTTTGGAGTCTGAGGTCAGAGTGGTTACATCCAGAGTCAGATTTGAGTTGCAATCAGACATCAAGGAAGCAGATCTGGGTCTGGAGCTCAAGGTCTGCGTTGCGGTCTGGATGGGAATCTCAAGTCCGAGGTCCACagaggaggagataggaatggggacCTAGGATGGGAGTCTCACCTACAACACTGGCGCAGGTCAGCAGCAGGTGGATCGAGTAAGAGGACAAGAGGGCAATGCACAGCAGCAGGGCCCTGCAATAGGTGGGCATCGCTCAGACTTGGCCCAGGCCTCCCGTTTAGCCCTCCACACCATTGACCACCTCCCCCCCAAAGGCTACCTATAGACTCACAGAAAGAAGATGACTCCCGTGTGGGCCATGGCGTAAGCCAGCCCCAGGATGCCACTCCCCATGATGGCGTTGCTGAGGTTGAACACTGACATTCCGAATGATGTCCTCCCCTCAAACTGTTGGCAAGGGGCAAAGTCCGGTACACATCGGGAGAGGGAAAATAGGACAAGAGACTAGACTGGAGCCAGGGAAAGGCAGGAAGGTTAAGGCAGCTGGGGACGGGCCACATCCAGGAGG
Encoded here:
- the Slc38a5 gene encoding sodium-coupled neutral amino acid transporter 5 isoform X2, producing MAISCAVGMEMQDPKMNGALSAGAAGYRQEREGFLPTQGPTSGRKPVQFMDFEGRTSFGMSVFNLSNAIMGSGILGLAYAMAHTGVIFFLALLLCIALLSSYSIHLLLTCASVVGIRAYEQLGQRAFGPAGKVVVAVIICLHNVGAMSSYLFIIKSELPLVIGTFLHMDPEGDWFLKGNLLIILVSLLIILPLALMKHLGYLGYTSSLSLTCMLFFLVSVIYKKFQIGCDVSHNDTAVEGGQAPIQGFNSSCEAKLFTVDSQMSYTVPIMAFAFVCHPEVLPIYTELCRPSQRRMQAVANMSIGAMFVMYGLTATFGYLTFYSTVKAEMLEMYTQEDLLILCVRLAVLLAVTLTVPVVLFPIRRALQQLLFPSKAFSWPRHVAIALILLILVNVLVICVPTIRDIFGFIGSTSAPSLIFILPSVFYLRIVPTEVEPLFSWPKIQAMCFGILGVLFMAISLGFMFANWATGQSRMSGH
- the Slc38a5 gene encoding sodium-coupled neutral amino acid transporter 5 isoform X1 — encoded protein: MAISCAVGRMEMQDPKMNGALSAGAAGYRQEREGFLPTQGPTSGRKPVQFMDFEGRTSFGMSVFNLSNAIMGSGILGLAYAMAHTGVIFFLALLLCIALLSSYSIHLLLTCASVVGIRAYEQLGQRAFGPAGKVVVAVIICLHNVGAMSSYLFIIKSELPLVIGTFLHMDPEGDWFLKGNLLIILVSLLIILPLALMKHLGYLGYTSSLSLTCMLFFLVSVIYKKFQIGCDVSHNDTAVEGGQAPIQGFNSSCEAKLFTVDSQMSYTVPIMAFAFVCHPEVLPIYTELCRPSQRRMQAVANMSIGAMFVMYGLTATFGYLTFYSTVKAEMLEMYTQEDLLILCVRLAVLLAVTLTVPVVLFPIRRALQQLLFPSKAFSWPRHVAIALILLILVNVLVICVPTIRDIFGFIGSTSAPSLIFILPSVFYLRIVPTEVEPLFSWPKIQAMCFGILGVLFMAISLGFMFANWATGQSRMSGH